From the Kallotenue papyrolyticum genome, the window GTTGAGCCTGGTGCATCGGCCTGAGGGCGAGCACGGCTATGTGGTTGCCGAGCCGGGGCACCAGCACCACCTCGTCTGTCGCCGCTGCGGCCAGACGATCGCCTTCGAGGGCTGCGAGCTGGATCGCCTGCTGGGCGGGCTGGCGCGGCGCCTCAACTTCCGCGTGGAAGGCCACTGGCTGGAAGCCTTCGGGGTGTGCAGCGCCTGCCAGCAGCGCGAAGCGTAGGTCCACCGTCTTTGGCGGCAGTAGTTATTTCCCTAGCATGCGCTATCTGGAGAGACGACATGGT encodes:
- a CDS encoding Fur family transcriptional regulator, which produces MGWTERVVEHLAEEGHRLTGPRRRILEHILCYRAPFTAEELLAHLHQEGVNVGRATVYRTLELLLHHQWLSLVHRPEGEHGYVVAEPGHQHHLVCRRCGQTIAFEGCELDRLLGGLARRLNFRVEGHWLEAFGVCSACQQREA